The following are encoded together in the Montipora foliosa isolate CH-2021 chromosome 12, ASM3666993v2, whole genome shotgun sequence genome:
- the LOC137981018 gene encoding adenosine receptor A2b-like — MAESSNTSMICIVVINMLLAVTAFVGNLILVALGKDSSLHPPSKLLLRNLAASDLLVGILAEPTFLAHWLSVVKKKMNFCLFVHRIIFVTGNMLCAVSILTMTTIAVERLLALTLGLRYRQVVTLKRTFVLLIVFWFLSIAGSTLHLVDYLLSLWYG, encoded by the coding sequence ATGGCTGAATCTTCCAATACTTCAATGATATGCATAGTGGTGATTAACATGTTGCTAGCGGTCACTGCATTTGTGGGAAATCTCATTTTAGTTGCGCTAGGCAAGGACTCTTCTCTTCATCCGCCTTCCAAACTCTTGCTTCGTAACTTGGCAGCAAGTGATCTCTTAGTTGGCATCTTGGCAGAGCCAACTTTCCTTGCTCACTGGCTATCCgtggtgaaaaagaaaatgaactttTGCCTCTTTGTTCATCGCATCATTTTTGTGACAGGAAATATGTTGTGCGCAGTGTCCATCCTAACTATGACCACCATAGCAGTTGAAAGGCTTCTCGCTCTCACGTTGGGCCTCAGATACAGACAAGTCGTGACCCTAAAGCGGACCTTTGTACTTTTGAtcgttttttggtttttgtccaTTGCTGGTTCAACACTACACTTGGTGGATTACCTCTTGTCCTTATGGTATGGTTAG